A genomic region of Apus apus isolate bApuApu2 chromosome 24, bApuApu2.pri.cur, whole genome shotgun sequence contains the following coding sequences:
- the LOC127393871 gene encoding uncharacterized protein LOC127393871 isoform X1, which translates to MEKPPQSPPGEEDEEKEADEEKEEDEEDAEDMAGDPRAILCYEEHIARQLVTAARPDPRAEQLQRHVGRYQHVPGGHQGLPPPSTLQQWPSPPHREDEEGWEGTGSLPAASPQPQHLAGTLGGTLGGTLNGTLGGRLGGMLDSTLGGTLSGTLDAASNLEEPRPDLFADLQHAVSSLERAVFSRHRWAPAQPVPGGEWARAAKSLEELDRTPEQGVEQAMVAAAVVRNAELRVALGQRDEELSRALASLRALRGERDRLQQKVQDLRDTLSKLEESGGSSGDTPGLSSPLGQEEPQPPQDLPQCRDDAQPHAPLSPQPSGGASREQELRVQQLQGCLERLREVNLQLVAALQEWKSRGERLSMELSQHESRSTALRLALRCSERCGGAYAALLDLVRAKLGREEEGGATGEQSPVHGWGSSPTATRVPQVPGPEVLDGKQESGESGSPRMQSPPAPRGMEEGALREHIRRLREEQAALEASLLKAPAPTGSPGSQDARARAEQALGDARALLRGWRRPEKAELLQNLAMLKEAMADLKTQLQLVGREKQVLEVLMAGQEPREVALLLVLQHLERERDRGAGRPPSPPSSSSISEEDTQTSRVGAAAPWHPPDPERMREELLSAQTRVEELQVQEQALVLSLEHSSATSRAQQALFVTLVAGVFHAHSAQALRYRRARRKQAAQLRQLEVQAGALRRQQARQAQALTRRLHALEQGAAGGETCI; encoded by the exons atGGAGAAG ccccctcagtCCCCACCAGgtgaggaggatgaggagaaggaggcggatgaggagaaggaagaggatgaggaggatgcTGAGGACATGGCAGGGGACCCCAGGGCCATCCTGTGCTACGAGGAGCACATTGCCAGGCAGCTGGTGACAGCGGCCCGGCCAGACCCGCGAGCTGAGCAGCTACAACGCCACGTGGGCAGGTACCAGCACGTGCCTGGGGGGCACCAGGGGCTGCCCCCACCCAGCACCCTCCAGCAGTGGCCTTCACCACCCCAcagggaggatgaggagggctgggagggcaccggcagcctccctgctgccagcccgcAGCCACAGCACCTTGCTGGCACACTCGGTGGCACACTCGGTGGCACACTCAACGGCACACTTGGTGGCAGACTCGGTGGCATGCTCGACAGTACACTTGGTGGCACACTCAGCGGCACTCTTGATGCCGCCAGCAATCTGGAAG AGCCCCGCCCCGACCTCTTTGCCGACCTGCAACACGCCGTGAGCTCCCTGGAACGGGCCGTCTTCTCCCGGCACCGGTGGGCACCggcacagcctgtgccaggagGGGAGTGGGCACGGGCGGCCAAG agcctggaggagctggaccGGACACCGGAGCAGGGAGTGGAGCAGGCGATGGTGGCGGCGGCGGTGGTCAGGAACGCAGAGCTGCGGGTGGCCCTGGGACAGCGGGACGAGGAGCTGAGCCGGGCCCTGGCCTCGCTGCGGGCGCTGCGGGGGGAGCGCGACCGGCTGCAGCAGAAG GTCCAGGACCTGCGGGACACTCTGTCCAAGCTGGAGGAGTCGGGAGGCTCCAGCGGTGacaccccagggctcagcagcccgctggggcaggaggagcctcAACCGCCCCAG GACCTGCCCCAGTGCCGCGATGATGCTCAGCCCCAcgcccccctctccccccaacCATCGGGGGGTGCCAGCCGGGAGCAGGAGCTGCGGGTGCAACAGCTGCAGGG GTGCCTGGAGAGGCTGCGGGAGGTGAacctgcagctggtggctgcGCTGCAGGAGTGGAAGAGCCGGGGGGAGCGGCTGAGCATGGAGCTGAGCCAGCACGAGTCCCGCAGCACCGCCCTGCGCCTGGCCCTGCGCTGCAG cgAGCGCTGTGGGGGGGCCTACGCTGCCCTCCTGGACCTGGTGAGGGCgaagctgggcagggaggaggaaggtg GAGCCACAGGGGAACAGAGCCCGGTGCACGGGTGGGGATCCAGCCCCACAGCAACGAGGGTGCCACAGGTCCCAGGCCCGGAGGTGCTGGATGGAAAGCAGGAGAGTGGGGAGAGCGGCTCCCCCAGGATGCAGAG ccccccggccccccgcgGGATGGAGGAGGGGGCCCTGCGGGAGCACATCCGCCGGCTGCGGGAGGAGCAAGCGGCCCTGGAGGCGTCTCTGCTGAAGGCCCCGGCACCCaccggcagccccggcagccaGGACGCCCGAGCCCGGGCTGAGCAGGCGCTGGGAGATGCCAGGGCTCTCCTGCGGGGCTGGAGGCGGCCGGAGAAAGCGGAGCTGCTGCAGAACCTGGCGATGCTCAAG gaGGCCATGGCCGACCTGAAGACGCAGCTGCAGCTGGTAGGGAGGGAGAAGCAGGTCCTGGAGGTGCTGATGGCCGGGCAGGAGCCACGGGAGGTGGCACTGCTCCTggtgctccagcacctggagagGGAGCGGGACAGGGGGGCTGGCCGCCCCCCtagcccccccagcagctccagcatcaGCGAGGAG GATACCCAAACCAGCcgggtgggagcagcagctccctggcaccCTCCAGACCCGGAGCGGATGCGGGAGGAGCTGCTCAGTGCCCAGACCCG ggtggaggagctgcaggtgcaggagcaggcccTGGTGCTGTCCCTGGAGCACAGCAGTGCCACCAGCCGCGCGCAGCAGGCGCTGTTTGTCACCCTTGTCGCTGGCGTCTTCCACGCCCACAG CGCACAGGCCCTGAGGTACCGCCGTGCCCGGCGCAAGCAGGCAGCGCAGCTGCggcagctggaggtgcaggcaggagccctGCGCAGGCAGCAGGCCCGGCAGGCGCAGGCGCTGACCCGCAGGCTGCACGCCCTGGAGCAGGGAGCGGCCGGCGGAGAGACCTGCATCTAG
- the BABAM1 gene encoding BRISC and BRCA1-A complex member 1 — protein MERGCGMDTSEPGSAAEEEEEKAPEPRPRTRSNPEGAEDRALSAQASVGNRSEGEGEAASADESPQATAAPDGTAWPGPAPHAEVQVKTPRVNCPEKVIICLDLAEEMALPKLESFNGSKTNALNISQKMIEMFVRTKHKIDKCHEFALVVVNNDATWLSGFTSDPREVCSCLYDLETVVCKSFNLEGLFNLIQQKIELPVTENVQTIPPPYVVRTILVFGRPGCQPQFSMSEHMKKMLHCPYFFFDVVYIHNGAEEKEDETSWKEMYAFFSSLDTKGTNYKYEVAVAGPALELHNCMAKLLAHPLQRPCQPHAAYSLLEGDEPPEGEATV, from the exons ATGGAGCGCGGCTGCGGGATGGACACGTCGGAGCCGGGAAGCGCcgccgaggaggaggaggagaaggcgCCGGAGCCGCGTCCCAGGACCCGCTCGAACCCCGAAGGGGCTGAGGACCGAGCGCTGAGCGCCCAGGCCAGCGTGGGCAACCGCAGCGAGGGGGAGGGCGAGGCGGCCAGTGCCGACGAGAGCCCCCAGGCCACGGCTGCCCCCGACGGCACCGCctggcccggccccgcgccccaCGCCGAGGTCCAGGTCAAGACCCCGCGGGTGAACTGCCCCGAGAAGGTG ATCATCTGCCTGGACCTGGCGGAGGAGATGGCTCTGCCCAAACTGGAGTCCTTCAACGG GTCCAAGACCAACGCGCTGAACATCTCCCAGAAGATGATCGAGATGTTTGTGAGGACGAAGCACAAGATCGACAAGTGCCACGAGTTTGCGCTGGTGGTGGTGAACAACGATGCCACGTGg CTCTCGGGGTTCACCTCGGACCCCCGCGAGGTCTGCAGCTGCCTCTATGACCTGGAGACCGTCGTCTGCAAGTCGTTCA ATCTGGAAGGACTCTTCAACCTGAT CCAGCAGAAGATCGAGCTGCCAGTGACAGAGAACGTGCAGACCATCCCACCACCCTACGTGGTCCGCACCATCCTGGTGTTCGGCCGCCCGGGCTGCCAGCCCCAGTTCTCCATGTCGGAGCACATGAAG AAGATGCTCCACTGTCCCTACTTCTTCTTCGACGTGGTTTACATCCACAACGGGGCGGAGGAGAAGGAGGACGAGACGAGCTGGAAG GAGATGTATGCCTTCTTCAGCAGCCTGGACACCAAGGGCACCAACTACAAGTACGAGGTGGCGGTGGCGGGGCCGGCGCTGGAGCTGCACAACTGCATGGCCAAGCTGCTGGCCCACCCGCTGCAGcggccctgccagccccacgcAGCCTACAGCCTGCTGGAGGGGGACGAGCCCCCCGAGGGGGAGGCCACGGTCTGA
- the LOC127393871 gene encoding uncharacterized protein LOC127393871 isoform X2 — protein MEKPPQSPPGEEDEEKEADEEKEEDEEDAEDMAGDPRAILCYEEHIARQLVTAARPDPRAEQLQRHVGREDEEGWEGTGSLPAASPQPQHLAGTLGGTLGGTLNGTLGGRLGGMLDSTLGGTLSGTLDAASNLEEPRPDLFADLQHAVSSLERAVFSRHRWAPAQPVPGGEWARAAKSLEELDRTPEQGVEQAMVAAAVVRNAELRVALGQRDEELSRALASLRALRGERDRLQQKVQDLRDTLSKLEESGGSSGDTPGLSSPLGQEEPQPPQDLPQCRDDAQPHAPLSPQPSGGASREQELRVQQLQGCLERLREVNLQLVAALQEWKSRGERLSMELSQHESRSTALRLALRCSERCGGAYAALLDLVRAKLGREEEGGATGEQSPVHGWGSSPTATRVPQVPGPEVLDGKQESGESGSPRMQSPPAPRGMEEGALREHIRRLREEQAALEASLLKAPAPTGSPGSQDARARAEQALGDARALLRGWRRPEKAELLQNLAMLKEAMADLKTQLQLVGREKQVLEVLMAGQEPREVALLLVLQHLERERDRGAGRPPSPPSSSSISEEDTQTSRVGAAAPWHPPDPERMREELLSAQTRVEELQVQEQALVLSLEHSSATSRAQQALFVTLVAGVFHAHSAQALRYRRARRKQAAQLRQLEVQAGALRRQQARQAQALTRRLHALEQGAAGGETCI, from the exons atGGAGAAG ccccctcagtCCCCACCAGgtgaggaggatgaggagaaggaggcggatgaggagaaggaagaggatgaggaggatgcTGAGGACATGGCAGGGGACCCCAGGGCCATCCTGTGCTACGAGGAGCACATTGCCAGGCAGCTGGTGACAGCGGCCCGGCCAGACCCGCGAGCTGAGCAGCTACAACGCCACGTGGGCAG ggaggatgaggagggctgggagggcaccggcagcctccctgctgccagcccgcAGCCACAGCACCTTGCTGGCACACTCGGTGGCACACTCGGTGGCACACTCAACGGCACACTTGGTGGCAGACTCGGTGGCATGCTCGACAGTACACTTGGTGGCACACTCAGCGGCACTCTTGATGCCGCCAGCAATCTGGAAG AGCCCCGCCCCGACCTCTTTGCCGACCTGCAACACGCCGTGAGCTCCCTGGAACGGGCCGTCTTCTCCCGGCACCGGTGGGCACCggcacagcctgtgccaggagGGGAGTGGGCACGGGCGGCCAAG agcctggaggagctggaccGGACACCGGAGCAGGGAGTGGAGCAGGCGATGGTGGCGGCGGCGGTGGTCAGGAACGCAGAGCTGCGGGTGGCCCTGGGACAGCGGGACGAGGAGCTGAGCCGGGCCCTGGCCTCGCTGCGGGCGCTGCGGGGGGAGCGCGACCGGCTGCAGCAGAAG GTCCAGGACCTGCGGGACACTCTGTCCAAGCTGGAGGAGTCGGGAGGCTCCAGCGGTGacaccccagggctcagcagcccgctggggcaggaggagcctcAACCGCCCCAG GACCTGCCCCAGTGCCGCGATGATGCTCAGCCCCAcgcccccctctccccccaacCATCGGGGGGTGCCAGCCGGGAGCAGGAGCTGCGGGTGCAACAGCTGCAGGG GTGCCTGGAGAGGCTGCGGGAGGTGAacctgcagctggtggctgcGCTGCAGGAGTGGAAGAGCCGGGGGGAGCGGCTGAGCATGGAGCTGAGCCAGCACGAGTCCCGCAGCACCGCCCTGCGCCTGGCCCTGCGCTGCAG cgAGCGCTGTGGGGGGGCCTACGCTGCCCTCCTGGACCTGGTGAGGGCgaagctgggcagggaggaggaaggtg GAGCCACAGGGGAACAGAGCCCGGTGCACGGGTGGGGATCCAGCCCCACAGCAACGAGGGTGCCACAGGTCCCAGGCCCGGAGGTGCTGGATGGAAAGCAGGAGAGTGGGGAGAGCGGCTCCCCCAGGATGCAGAG ccccccggccccccgcgGGATGGAGGAGGGGGCCCTGCGGGAGCACATCCGCCGGCTGCGGGAGGAGCAAGCGGCCCTGGAGGCGTCTCTGCTGAAGGCCCCGGCACCCaccggcagccccggcagccaGGACGCCCGAGCCCGGGCTGAGCAGGCGCTGGGAGATGCCAGGGCTCTCCTGCGGGGCTGGAGGCGGCCGGAGAAAGCGGAGCTGCTGCAGAACCTGGCGATGCTCAAG gaGGCCATGGCCGACCTGAAGACGCAGCTGCAGCTGGTAGGGAGGGAGAAGCAGGTCCTGGAGGTGCTGATGGCCGGGCAGGAGCCACGGGAGGTGGCACTGCTCCTggtgctccagcacctggagagGGAGCGGGACAGGGGGGCTGGCCGCCCCCCtagcccccccagcagctccagcatcaGCGAGGAG GATACCCAAACCAGCcgggtgggagcagcagctccctggcaccCTCCAGACCCGGAGCGGATGCGGGAGGAGCTGCTCAGTGCCCAGACCCG ggtggaggagctgcaggtgcaggagcaggcccTGGTGCTGTCCCTGGAGCACAGCAGTGCCACCAGCCGCGCGCAGCAGGCGCTGTTTGTCACCCTTGTCGCTGGCGTCTTCCACGCCCACAG CGCACAGGCCCTGAGGTACCGCCGTGCCCGGCGCAAGCAGGCAGCGCAGCTGCggcagctggaggtgcaggcaggagccctGCGCAGGCAGCAGGCCCGGCAGGCGCAGGCGCTGACCCGCAGGCTGCACGCCCTGGAGCAGGGAGCGGCCGGCGGAGAGACCTGCATCTAG